tccgttaatatctcctcaacgaagcctcggacaacattttcgctaaggaaagagttgtttcaaatcacctcccgaaccacccatttcaaggtgttacaacatttttgggacaccctgtatgtatggTCGAAGGGTTAGGTACAGTTAGGTATATCGAAGCCGGACTCTCGCAATGTTGGCATTTTTGCCTCAGCACGTCTAGTACTAGAAGGCACTAGAGTAGGCTGTACTGATACTAGAGTAGTCTGTGATAACGTACTCTGCAACTAGAAGAGTGTAGGGGATTTAGAAGGAATGATTGGTATCGCATATTCCTAAATAATTGAGCCGACGGTGCGTCCACCTAGGAGCGTCGGCTACCGACGTCCGCCGCAGCGGCGACAGAGTCAACATCCGGCGACGCAGAGATGCGCACGTTTCGGCGCTCGCCGAGAGAAAAGGGACGCCGCGACCGTGACTTCGGGACATGAGAGCGACGATGAAGCCCGCCAGCCTGCAAATCAGCACTTGAGGAGCACTAATTTCTAGTAGTACGAACAACAGAGGATTCAGGCGGTTTACTTGAGTTTTACCTAGGATCAATCTTCGCTTCTAAAGTTCATCCTGAAATAATCAAGAAGCTATCCTTTCTATCAGCGAGGTAACGCACCTCTTTCTCTCAGTCACGAACGGTTCTATAATCCcctttttaaaatagaaatggtTGGATGCATACTATTCGATATTTCGTTAGCTAATTACTAAATCCTTTCGTTCGTTACATCTAATATATTTCCATCGTGTTACATAGAAGTTGATTAACGAGTTGATAAATACTTTActacttacttttttttctgtaaatgtcgctatatttttgtacacttTGATACTGTACAGGTTgtttttatacttttgtttaGAACTGGATTAAGATTTTCGTAGtattaactaaattaatagagcttctattaattttgtctatttaaaattgtcccgagtttgtaatttgaatttattcaacTGTTCGAGTCAATGTTCGTTTTGCTGTATTTATTtggttattttaattattcttttgtgTAGAATTAAGTTTATCAGATATGTacgaaataatgtatattgttttattcgattttatgttgaattgttattgttgttacTCAATATTATTAACCGAATTCTTGttgtatttgtaaacatttcataataaaaaatataaccttATTTCcggtgtaaaatatttacttttgtaaatataatgattagaagattttaataacattttgtaattgaaactCTAGGAGACTATTATTCTTAAATACTCCAAAGCATGAATCTGTTATGTTTTTATGTGTTagtctatttattaatacgatattctataatattaatgttaaatgtattcaatatttaaaaaaaacaatttattactgtttatttttctgtttaattttagATCAGGAGATTGTTCGTTTAGTGGTTCCTATTGTGGATTCGTTATCACTACTTCTAAGAGTGTTCCTTGTCCCCTTGCCTCGCCCTAAGAGGTTCTCGACGTCCATAGTTTAGGACACGAGGTATGTTGcattgttataataattgtttttgttcatttctttcccaacttagaatttaattgaaagtaaCAAAACATCTCTGATatctaatttgaattttctaactCACCTTTAATGATATAATTTGGTATGAATTGTTTCAGAGCCATGTCATCGGGCGCAGGTTCAAGTGGAACTGGCCGGGGGCGTGGTTCATCGCTAGCAGACAATAAGCCAGAAAGTAAGGAAGCGAAGCCAAATCCAAAGATGTCAAAAGCTTTAGGAACATCTGCCAAGAGGTAGCACGTCCatcattcaaaattaaagacTCTTCTGTGTAGGCTTGTAATGACTTCGTTAATCTTCTTGTCACAGGATACAGAAAGAATTGGCAGAAATAACGTTAGATCCACCGCCAAATTGCAGGTTTGcacttttttattaactttcacATTAGTATAACATGATTAAGATAGTCTGGTACTTAcaagatttaattttccaaattttcccacaattttttcaaagtgaTGCTTCTTAGAAAACAACTCTTTTAAACAcgaagtaatatattattttattatttgttttatagtGCTGGACCTAAGGGagataatttatatgaatggGTGTCAACTATACTTGGACCACCTGGTTCAGTTTATGAAGGAGGAGTATTCTTCTTAGATATACACTTTTCTCCGGAATATCCCTTTAAACCACCAAAGGTacgttaataatataattaattattttaattatataataagtctttatatttacaattttatgcAATCAGGAATTTCATAATAATGAACTAACAAAACAGTAAAATATGTActgtgaaaatgaaattattatatgaaatttataataaattatttctactttaatGTGCTCAGGACTGATTTTATGTAATGCCGTACTAACtgctatatttattgaaaacagaaaagctgaatatttaatataattattgaatatatattttgtagcAATTGTAACTAACAGTGCACGTCGCAAAATGTTCATAGCGCAAATCATGCAAATTAAAGTACATAAAAGAATCTTATACATCTTATTCTAATTGCTTACTTTTATtgcttttctattttataacacaacattttattcgttatagTTCATCTTCATTTCCATTACATTAGATCTTCACTTTCTCGTTAAGTAGAGTGTCTAGTAAAAACAAtctaaatttatgttttagtAGTTGTCTAGTactgaacaattttcaattaaaattgaatctaaaaagaaatggtagaattaaaaattataaacagaaACAATGAGAAAATGGAAAGTATTGCCCcctttaaatgtttatatttcatgcTGACCAGCACTttgatatatttgaa
This portion of the Hylaeus volcanicus isolate JK05 chromosome 4, UHH_iyHylVolc1.0_haploid, whole genome shotgun sequence genome encodes:
- the LOC128874779 gene encoding ubiquitin-conjugating enzyme E2-24 kDa; protein product: MSSGAGSSGTGRGRGSSLADNKPESKEAKPNPKMSKALGTSAKRIQKELAEITLDPPPNCSAGPKGDNLYEWVSTILGPPGSVYEGGVFFLDIHFSPEYPFKPPKVTFRTRIYHCNINSQGVICLDILKDNWSPALTISKVLLSICSLLTDCNPADPLVGSIATQYLQNREEHDRIARLWTKRYAT